The Lewinellaceae bacterium genome has a segment encoding these proteins:
- a CDS encoding T9SS type A sorting domain-containing protein — translation MKCLKRATLAILFLFSGLFFSAAQELTPDANTLLLLHFNGNLTGAQGETPFTSNNITYQPGIFGQGAYLGLNNLLEYSSAANIDEQTGTLEFWMKPNWNANDSQDHRFLKYGNSGGMLFGKDAGNWWTNIFNLYGGSGDPEMSANAYAGNFWTAGEWHHIAVSWDMDDLKFYLDGELLAHTSPAYPLPAISETIFQIGGNGNTHFAEAVVDELRISNVVRSASEIATSYTSGLTITGLSIEPSSTNLYPTWRKKPVVNVTTPQGANTIPSETLSWTSSNPLVASVNNEGFIIALSAGTATITGSIGGFSDDVMVTVTAPFAPPVYETIDPYLSTPASGAVVEIPVVILRYLPTVDGVMLDASKAPDYWNLNPIPLADLKATIDAFDKRVKFGLEEGSKFRGYNNNTAIPYIGYRVVEYITVYETTPPWEIGNYDGNGFPLYHIDHQSIFERFNLEHFINDLGVREVWIWDNGGMTSDWPSYDPMIHNPEDFRTGWESNMSSPVTGDISNSNRDNSDLPVYNHTYIVYGQNFRRSQAEAVHNRGHQFESMLSHVNQLQDGNTDLFWKKFVGQNAVGQFITGRCGWTHMPPNTTADYDYLNPAVVNSDIEDWQPDGGGQTTPVSVSTWENLNYSWPGAATFSQKTESQWYLYWMQSIPGLNNEIPYGSYRITNWWEFIANWDQSINEGLGLYGLFLPIDLLSFEVKKSDRSVMLEWETAAESNNKGFEIQRSGDGSHWKILGFVNGQNTSVQEHYYEFLDKNPDNGFNYYRLRQVDNNGKFQYSIIRAAEFEMPVNPSNIQLFPNPVSTNRLTLQMLDTAPCEHLITITDVSGVQWLSQTGFSNRDILDIKNLPMGLYFLKVEMDDRSFTKKVVVLK, via the coding sequence ATGAAATGCTTAAAAAGAGCTACTCTCGCCATTCTATTTTTGTTCTCAGGATTGTTTTTTTCAGCAGCCCAGGAATTAACCCCCGACGCCAACACCCTACTCCTCCTCCACTTCAACGGTAACCTGACAGGCGCGCAGGGAGAAACGCCTTTCACCTCCAATAATATCACCTACCAACCCGGCATTTTCGGTCAGGGAGCTTACCTTGGACTAAACAACTTATTGGAATATTCAAGTGCAGCGAACATAGATGAACAAACAGGAACCCTCGAATTTTGGATGAAACCCAATTGGAATGCCAATGACAGCCAGGACCACCGGTTTTTAAAATACGGAAACTCGGGTGGCATGTTGTTTGGCAAGGATGCGGGTAATTGGTGGACAAACATTTTCAATTTATATGGCGGCAGTGGCGATCCGGAGATGAGTGCAAATGCTTATGCCGGGAACTTTTGGACTGCCGGTGAATGGCATCACATTGCGGTCTCCTGGGATATGGATGATTTGAAGTTTTACCTGGATGGCGAGCTTCTCGCTCATACCTCTCCTGCTTATCCGCTTCCTGCCATCAGCGAAACTATTTTTCAAATCGGAGGCAATGGCAATACCCATTTTGCAGAAGCTGTTGTGGATGAATTGAGGATCAGCAATGTGGTGAGAAGTGCCTCCGAAATTGCAACATCCTACACTTCGGGCTTAACCATTACCGGCCTGAGTATAGAACCTTCGTCAACAAACCTGTACCCTACCTGGCGAAAAAAGCCTGTTGTAAATGTTACCACTCCCCAGGGAGCAAATACTATCCCATCAGAAACCTTGAGCTGGACATCCTCGAACCCTTTAGTGGCAAGCGTAAATAACGAAGGCTTTATCATCGCCCTTTCGGCCGGAACGGCCACCATTACAGGTTCCATTGGAGGGTTCAGTGACGATGTGATGGTGACGGTTACCGCACCTTTCGCACCGCCTGTATATGAGACCATTGATCCCTATTTGTCCACGCCGGCAAGTGGAGCGGTAGTGGAAATTCCGGTGGTGATCCTGAGATACCTGCCAACGGTGGATGGTGTTATGCTGGATGCCAGTAAAGCACCCGATTACTGGAATCTCAATCCTATACCCCTGGCTGATTTAAAAGCCACAATTGATGCCTTTGATAAACGGGTAAAATTCGGACTGGAAGAGGGTTCAAAATTCCGTGGATACAATAACAACACGGCTATTCCTTATATCGGTTACCGGGTGGTGGAATACATTACCGTTTATGAGACTACTCCCCCGTGGGAAATTGGCAATTATGACGGCAACGGTTTTCCGCTTTATCACATTGACCATCAATCCATCTTCGAGCGGTTTAATTTAGAACATTTCATTAACGATTTGGGCGTAAGGGAGGTATGGATTTGGGATAATGGTGGCATGACCTCTGACTGGCCTTCCTACGATCCTATGATTCATAATCCGGAAGATTTTAGAACAGGTTGGGAATCCAACATGTCCAGCCCTGTCACAGGAGATATTTCAAACAGCAACCGGGACAATAGTGACTTGCCGGTGTATAACCACACTTACATTGTTTACGGTCAGAATTTTCGACGGTCTCAGGCCGAAGCAGTTCACAACCGGGGCCACCAGTTTGAATCCATGTTGAGCCATGTCAATCAATTGCAGGATGGGAATACTGATTTGTTCTGGAAAAAATTCGTGGGCCAAAATGCAGTCGGACAATTCATCACCGGTCGGTGCGGCTGGACGCATATGCCGCCCAATACTACCGCGGATTACGACTACCTGAACCCTGCTGTGGTCAATAGTGATATTGAAGACTGGCAACCGGATGGCGGAGGGCAAACCACGCCCGTCAGCGTAAGCACCTGGGAAAACCTCAATTATTCCTGGCCGGGAGCCGCCACCTTCTCCCAAAAAACAGAGTCGCAATGGTATTTGTACTGGATGCAGAGTATCCCGGGGCTGAACAATGAGATTCCTTACGGCTCTTATAGAATAACCAACTGGTGGGAGTTCATCGCTAATTGGGATCAAAGCATCAACGAGGGCCTGGGGCTTTATGGATTATTCTTACCGATCGACCTGTTATCTTTCGAGGTGAAAAAAAGCGACCGTTCCGTAATGCTGGAATGGGAAACCGCTGCTGAATCCAACAATAAGGGGTTTGAAATTCAACGCTCCGGAGATGGTTCTCATTGGAAAATTTTAGGCTTTGTAAACGGTCAGAATACTTCAGTACAAGAACATTATTATGAATTTTTGGATAAAAACCCCGACAACGGCTTCAATTACTACCGTCTTCGACAGGTGGACAACAACGGAAAATTTCAATATTCAATAATCAGGGCAGCGGAATTTGAAATGCCTGTGAACCCCTCCAATATTCAATTATTTCCCAACCCGGTTTCGACAAACAGGCTGACATTACAAATGCTGGATACAGCACCTTGCGAACACCTGATTACTATTACTGATGTTTCAGGTGTTCAATGGCTTAGTCAGACTGGTTTTTCGAATAGAGATATTTTGGATATAAAAAATTTGCCGATGGGTCTTTATTTTTTAAAGGTAGAAATGGATGATCGGTCATTTACAAAGAAGGTTGTGGTGCTAAAATAG
- a CDS encoding GH3 auxin-responsive promoter family protein: protein MRKWINRGFKYYASFLHHREMLYLRDPVKTQEDVLHQLIQASRDTDWGKRHGYKHIRNSADFAAQVPIQDYESLKPFIQRMMHGEKDVLWNGQVQWYSKSSGTTNDKSKFIPVSRTNLNKCHIKGSWHTMMWFYHNRPDARQFEMKTLIMGGSLEPFKPYPKTLVGDVSAIMIHNMPTIGRMFYSPDLRTAILPDWEEKLEKMARICGLDHRMVSIGGVPTWTILLLRRILEITGKNNMLEVWPNFQVYIHGGVNFEPYRKQFEAFFPSEKVSYLEIYNASEGYFAIQNDLEDPGMLLLLNNGIYYEFIPLEEWGKTDQKAIPLSKVEVGKNYAMVISTNAGLWRYQVGDTITFTSVNPPKIRVTGRTKQFVNAFGEEVMVSNTDKAIAMTCKATDAIVAEYTVAPIYLDDSGKGGHEWLIEFEKKPEDLERFNQLLDANLQKVNSDYEAKRYKDMALESLRMRVLPQGTFVNWMRARGKFGGQNKVPRLANDRKYVDEILEFWEEGL, encoded by the coding sequence ATGAGGAAATGGATCAATAGAGGATTCAAGTATTATGCATCTTTCCTTCATCATCGGGAAATGTTATACCTCCGTGATCCCGTCAAAACACAGGAAGATGTTTTACATCAGTTGATCCAGGCCTCCAGGGATACTGACTGGGGAAAAAGGCATGGTTACAAACACATCAGGAATTCGGCCGATTTTGCAGCTCAGGTTCCCATCCAGGATTATGAAAGTCTGAAACCCTTCATTCAACGTATGATGCACGGGGAAAAAGATGTTTTGTGGAACGGGCAGGTGCAGTGGTATTCAAAATCATCCGGCACGACTAATGACAAAAGTAAATTTATCCCGGTCAGCAGGACGAACCTGAACAAATGCCATATCAAAGGAAGCTGGCACACCATGATGTGGTTTTACCACAATCGTCCGGATGCCCGTCAATTTGAGATGAAGACCCTCATTATGGGCGGCAGCCTTGAGCCCTTCAAACCCTATCCCAAGACGCTGGTCGGCGATGTTTCAGCCATTATGATTCATAATATGCCCACCATTGGCAGGATGTTTTACAGCCCGGATCTGAGAACGGCTATCCTGCCCGACTGGGAGGAGAAACTCGAAAAAATGGCTCGGATCTGTGGCCTGGATCATCGTATGGTTTCCATTGGAGGGGTCCCGACCTGGACGATTTTGCTCCTGCGAAGGATACTTGAAATTACAGGCAAAAACAATATGCTTGAGGTCTGGCCCAATTTCCAGGTATATATCCATGGCGGGGTAAATTTCGAACCTTACCGGAAGCAATTTGAAGCATTTTTTCCCTCTGAAAAAGTTAGTTACCTGGAAATATATAACGCTTCGGAAGGGTATTTTGCCATTCAAAATGATCTGGAAGATCCCGGCATGTTGCTCCTGCTCAACAACGGCATTTATTACGAATTCATCCCGTTGGAAGAGTGGGGCAAAACGGACCAGAAAGCCATCCCCCTGTCGAAAGTGGAAGTGGGCAAGAATTACGCCATGGTCATCAGCACCAATGCCGGCCTGTGGCGTTACCAGGTGGGAGATACCATTACCTTCACCTCTGTCAACCCTCCAAAGATAAGGGTCACCGGCCGGACCAAACAATTCGTCAATGCCTTCGGCGAAGAAGTCATGGTCTCCAATACAGACAAAGCCATCGCCATGACCTGCAAAGCCACCGACGCTATAGTGGCTGAATATACGGTCGCCCCGATCTACCTCGATGATTCCGGAAAAGGAGGGCACGAATGGTTGATTGAATTTGAAAAAAAACCGGAAGACCTGGAACGGTTTAACCAACTCCTGGACGCCAACCTGCAAAAGGTCAACTCCGACTACGAAGCCAAACGTTACAAAGACATGGCCCTCGAATCCCTGCGCATGAGGGTCCTGCCGCAGGGTACCTTCGTCAACTGGATGCGCGCCCGTGGTAAATTCGGCGGCCAGAACAAAGTGCCCCGCCTGGCCAATGACCGGAAGTATGTGGATGAGATTTTGGAATTTTGGGAAGAAGGGCTGTGA
- the trxA gene encoding thioredoxin — MPTKKMTKEVFKEVFFDYTTEKDWNYKSEVPAIIDFYADWCGPCKMVAPVLEELSEEYGDKIDIYKCDTEVEQELAGIFGIRSIPTMLFVPTMDQNKQPMMQVGALMKPQLKQVIDNELLVSATEE, encoded by the coding sequence ATGCCTACAAAAAAAATGACTAAAGAGGTCTTCAAGGAAGTCTTCTTTGATTATACAACAGAAAAAGACTGGAACTACAAATCTGAAGTTCCTGCTATCATAGACTTCTACGCTGACTGGTGTGGACCGTGCAAAATGGTAGCTCCTGTACTGGAAGAATTATCTGAAGAGTACGGTGATAAAATCGACATTTACAAATGTGATACGGAAGTGGAACAGGAACTGGCCGGCATTTTTGGAATCAGAAGTATTCCGACCATGTTGTTTGTGCCTACCATGGATCAAAACAAACAGCCGATGATGCAGGTGGGTGCCCTCATGAAGCCTCAGCTGAAGCAGGTTATCGACAATGAGCTTTTAGTTTCAGCGACTGAAGAGTAA
- a CDS encoding AMP-binding protein has translation MTEQRPWLKNYPGGVPANIDSDAYCSVVEMMEATFNKYRKKVAFICMDKGITFDQVDKMSRDFGAYLLSRGLEPGDKIALMMPNLLQYPIALFGALRAGLVIVNTNPLYTPREMKHQFTDSGAKAIVIAENFAFNLEQILADTNIKTVIVTSIGEMLGTIKGALVNFAVRSIKKMVPSYNIANTVSFMEAIKQGKKFTLPAYDGGQDDVILLQYTGGTTGVSKGAMLTNRNMVANMLQVRAWMMPYLVDGEEIALCPLPLYHIFAFTVNCLALLSIGTKTILVTNARDLPSVIKTWKSHPVTLLTGVNTLFNALVHHKNFTEIDFSTLKVTVGGGMAVQRPVAEKWQQVTGCTLSEGYGMTESAPVATINPLDKTAHVGTIGLPISSTQLRIVDDERNPLETGKVGELQIKGPQVMKGYYNRPEDTASTIIDGWLCTGDIGLMTEEGYFKIVDRKKDMILVSGFNVFPNEIEEVVAAHPKVLEVAAIGVPDDKSGEVVKIFVVKKEKSLTEKELIDYCRQNLTAYKVPKKVEFRKDLPKTNVGKILRRELREE, from the coding sequence ATGACAGAACAACGTCCCTGGCTTAAAAATTACCCCGGAGGTGTTCCGGCTAATATCGATTCGGATGCTTATTGTTCCGTGGTGGAAATGATGGAAGCCACCTTTAATAAGTACAGAAAAAAAGTGGCTTTTATCTGTATGGACAAAGGGATCACTTTTGATCAGGTTGATAAGATGTCCCGCGATTTTGGGGCCTATCTTTTATCCAGAGGCCTTGAGCCCGGCGATAAAATAGCCCTCATGATGCCAAATTTACTCCAGTATCCCATCGCCTTATTCGGGGCTTTGCGGGCAGGGTTGGTCATCGTGAATACCAATCCGCTCTATACACCCCGCGAAATGAAACACCAGTTTACGGATTCAGGGGCCAAAGCCATCGTTATAGCTGAAAATTTCGCTTTTAATCTGGAGCAGATATTGGCAGATACCAACATCAAAACGGTGATCGTGACCAGCATTGGAGAGATGTTGGGAACCATTAAGGGGGCACTGGTGAATTTTGCGGTGCGCTCGATCAAAAAAATGGTGCCTTCTTATAATATAGCAAATACGGTCAGTTTTATGGAGGCCATAAAACAGGGTAAAAAATTTACTTTGCCGGCTTATGATGGAGGGCAGGACGATGTCATCCTTTTGCAGTATACAGGAGGAACGACAGGCGTTTCAAAAGGCGCCATGCTCACTAATCGGAATATGGTGGCCAATATGTTGCAGGTGCGTGCGTGGATGATGCCCTACCTGGTGGATGGCGAGGAGATCGCTTTATGCCCGCTCCCCTTGTATCATATTTTTGCTTTTACCGTCAATTGCCTTGCGCTGTTGAGCATTGGCACAAAAACTATTCTGGTGACCAATGCACGGGATTTGCCTTCAGTGATCAAAACATGGAAATCCCATCCGGTTACCTTACTTACCGGAGTGAATACGCTTTTTAATGCCCTGGTCCATCATAAAAATTTCACAGAAATAGATTTTAGCACCCTAAAAGTCACGGTAGGTGGCGGGATGGCTGTTCAGCGTCCTGTGGCCGAGAAATGGCAGCAAGTGACCGGTTGTACGCTTTCTGAAGGGTATGGAATGACAGAAAGTGCCCCCGTGGCGACCATCAACCCGCTGGACAAAACGGCTCATGTGGGCACGATCGGGTTGCCAATATCTTCTACACAATTGCGTATTGTGGATGATGAGCGTAATCCGCTCGAGACAGGTAAAGTAGGGGAACTCCAGATCAAGGGGCCCCAGGTGATGAAAGGTTATTACAATCGTCCTGAAGATACGGCAAGCACGATCATCGACGGGTGGTTATGTACCGGAGATATTGGACTGATGACGGAAGAAGGTTATTTTAAGATCGTGGACCGCAAAAAGGATATGATCCTCGTTTCCGGATTTAATGTGTTCCCCAATGAAATTGAGGAAGTGGTGGCCGCTCACCCCAAAGTACTCGAAGTAGCTGCGATCGGAGTGCCGGATGATAAGTCCGGAGAGGTTGTGAAAATATTTGTGGTCAAAAAAGAAAAATCTTTGACCGAAAAGGAACTCATCGATTACTGCCGCCAAAATCTGACGGCCTATAAAGTGCCGAAAAAAGTAGAATTCAGAAAAGATCTGCCCAAGACCAATGTCGGGAAAATCCTGCGCCGGGAGTTGAGGGAGGAATGA
- a CDS encoding 4-alpha-glucanotransferase, with amino-acid sequence MKVSLSIHYNTIPGQQLYLSGSSKSLGKWDLSKAVKMDYGFGGQWSVSMDITEKTDRLEYKYVMMDDYGHAVWEWGDNRIIQFSGKNPAVVYAVETWRSPSKEEKALYTSAFTRVIMRPEGIIKPLPANAKKSLEFRIHVPRIETGFQVCVLGNHAKLGNWDKTAPLLLDCGDHFPLWKGSINASALKFPLEYKYGLYDLAKKEVVKIEGGPNRFLAAPPLQENDYLYIRSDEGFRHMSNHWRGAGVAVPVFSLKTNQSFGVGEFRDLKDFIDWARQAGMKMVQILPINETIASHNWLDSYPYKSISVMALHPMYLNLEGMGILKDKKQRETFRKLRETLNGEPYVNYPEVMAWKSKYYKLLFDQEKDTFFEQEDYKKFFDTNKEWLVPYAAFVYLRDKMKSPDFRQWGKYSTYDKSAVAKLCSPSSKTWDDIAIHYFIQYHLDKQMHEVAAYAREIGVVLKGDIPIGISPNSVEAWTEPHLFNLNAQAGAPPDDFAVKGQNWGFPTYNWQEMAKEDYTWWKNRLQKMADYFDAYRIDHILGFFRIWEIPLHAVEGTLGYFNPALPMKAKEIEERGVRFDYERMVKPYIRHHLLHGIFGAETETVIATFLDNSGYGMYRMKEKYDTQMKVNQHFLKDIEEEALSEKNRRIRDGLFELIGNVLFIQTGEDEWHPRISLQNTTSFAALDDHTRQQLDRLYLHYFYKRHDEFWKQKGLEKLPAIISASNMLVCGEDLGMVPDSVPPVMDQLGILSLEIQRMSKNPKVKFAHPADAPYLSVCTTSTHDMPTIRGWWEENRASIQEFFNDELGNFGTAPFFAEPWICEQIIVQHLYSPAMWTTFPIQDLLAMDGDFRWNETHLEQINDPSNVRHKWRFRMFQPVEELKEAKAFNALLKRLVKRSGR; translated from the coding sequence ATGAAAGTAAGCCTGAGCATTCACTACAATACCATCCCCGGACAACAGCTTTACCTATCGGGGTCATCCAAATCCCTGGGAAAATGGGATCTTTCCAAAGCCGTCAAAATGGATTATGGGTTCGGCGGACAATGGTCGGTATCCATGGACATCACTGAAAAAACCGACCGGCTGGAATACAAATATGTGATGATGGACGATTATGGCCATGCCGTTTGGGAATGGGGTGATAACAGGATCATCCAGTTTTCGGGTAAAAATCCGGCAGTAGTCTATGCTGTTGAAACATGGAGGAGTCCTTCCAAAGAAGAAAAAGCCCTTTATACTTCAGCGTTCACCCGCGTCATCATGCGCCCGGAAGGCATCATCAAACCTCTCCCGGCCAATGCTAAAAAAAGCCTGGAGTTCCGCATCCATGTCCCACGCATAGAAACAGGATTCCAGGTTTGTGTATTGGGTAACCATGCCAAGCTGGGCAACTGGGACAAGACAGCCCCCCTGTTGCTGGATTGTGGGGATCACTTTCCTTTGTGGAAAGGCAGCATCAATGCCTCGGCACTGAAATTCCCTCTTGAATACAAATACGGCCTTTATGACCTGGCAAAAAAGGAAGTCGTAAAAATCGAAGGTGGCCCCAACCGGTTCCTTGCGGCTCCTCCATTGCAGGAAAACGATTATTTATACATCCGATCCGATGAAGGCTTCAGGCATATGAGCAATCATTGGAGAGGAGCCGGTGTCGCCGTGCCTGTATTTTCGCTAAAAACCAATCAAAGCTTTGGTGTTGGTGAGTTCCGCGACCTGAAAGATTTCATCGACTGGGCCAGGCAGGCAGGTATGAAAATGGTTCAAATACTACCCATAAATGAAACCATCGCTTCCCACAACTGGCTCGATTCTTATCCATACAAATCGATTTCGGTGATGGCGCTACACCCAATGTACCTCAATCTTGAGGGCATGGGCATCCTGAAAGATAAAAAACAGCGAGAAACCTTTAGAAAGCTTCGGGAAACACTCAATGGCGAACCTTATGTCAATTATCCTGAGGTCATGGCTTGGAAGTCCAAATACTACAAACTGCTGTTTGACCAGGAAAAAGATACTTTTTTTGAACAGGAGGATTACAAAAAATTCTTTGACACCAATAAGGAATGGCTTGTCCCTTATGCAGCCTTTGTTTACCTGAGGGATAAAATGAAAAGTCCCGATTTCAGGCAATGGGGGAAATACAGCACCTACGACAAGAGTGCTGTCGCAAAATTATGCAGCCCTTCCTCCAAAACATGGGACGATATTGCCATTCACTATTTCATTCAATATCATCTTGATAAGCAAATGCATGAAGTGGCTGCCTATGCCCGGGAGATCGGGGTCGTATTGAAGGGAGACATTCCTATTGGTATCAGTCCCAACAGCGTGGAAGCCTGGACGGAACCGCATCTCTTCAATCTCAATGCCCAGGCAGGCGCCCCGCCGGATGATTTTGCCGTAAAGGGCCAAAACTGGGGATTCCCCACCTACAACTGGCAGGAAATGGCCAAAGAAGATTATACCTGGTGGAAAAACCGGCTGCAAAAAATGGCGGATTATTTTGATGCCTACCGCATTGATCATATTCTCGGTTTTTTCAGAATCTGGGAAATACCCCTTCACGCCGTAGAGGGCACCCTGGGGTATTTCAATCCGGCCCTGCCTATGAAAGCAAAGGAAATCGAAGAACGAGGCGTGCGCTTCGACTATGAACGCATGGTAAAACCCTACATCCGCCACCATCTCCTGCATGGTATTTTCGGAGCGGAAACGGAAACCGTCATTGCAACATTCCTTGATAACTCCGGGTACGGTATGTACAGGATGAAAGAAAAGTATGATACCCAGATGAAAGTGAACCAGCATTTCCTCAAAGATATTGAAGAGGAAGCCCTGAGCGAAAAAAACCGCAGGATCAGGGATGGTTTGTTCGAGCTCATCGGTAATGTGCTGTTTATCCAAACGGGAGAGGACGAATGGCATCCAAGGATCAGCCTGCAAAACACGACTTCTTTTGCAGCACTGGACGACCATACCCGACAACAACTCGACCGGTTATACCTGCATTATTTCTACAAACGCCACGATGAATTCTGGAAGCAAAAAGGGTTGGAAAAATTACCTGCCATCATTTCTGCCAGCAATATGCTCGTTTGCGGAGAAGACCTGGGTATGGTGCCGGATTCTGTGCCGCCGGTAATGGATCAACTGGGCATTTTGAGTCTGGAGATCCAGCGTATGTCCAAAAATCCTAAAGTTAAATTTGCCCATCCGGCTGATGCCCCCTACTTGTCGGTCTGCACAACCTCCACGCATGACATGCCTACCATCAGAGGGTGGTGGGAGGAAAATCGCGCCTCCATACAGGAATTTTTCAATGACGAACTGGGCAATTTCGGCACCGCTCCTTTCTTTGCTGAGCCGTGGATTTGTGAGCAGATCATCGTTCAGCATTTATACTCTCCTGCCATGTGGACCACCTTCCCCATCCAGGATCTTTTGGCCATGGACGGAGATTTCCGGTGGAACGAAACACACCTGGAGCAAATCAACGACCCCAGTAATGTCAGGCATAAATGGCGGTTCAGAATGTTTCAACCCGTCGAGGAGCTCAAAGAAGCAAAGGCTTTTAATGCCTTGCTGAAAAGGCTGGTGAAGCGGTCGGGAAGGTGA
- a CDS encoding OFA family MFS transporter — protein sequence MKGLKVKNRWMVVVGAVMIQLALGAIYAWSVFTKILTDPEGIYQFSATQTAWVFSAGLATFAVVMVMAGKWQAKVGPTLVAFLGGITLGLGYVLGGLFGGSFAGQLIFIGIVGGAGIGLAYVVPIAVGVKWFPDRKGMITGLAVAGFGFGATIWVKLAGSWFGGLLNTSHVLGLPNVQSVFFIYGIVFAALVVLGSLVMVNPPEGYVPEGWTPPAVETTKATGGTEFQSRAMLRTPQFYMLWSVFMFSALAGLMVIYSIKLFGIDALEFNGIQGAGVITGTAMAWYAIFNGLGRIAWGAFSDKIGRKAAIITMTLLQGLVMLAIYHGFIHFGLATGFILASSLVGFNFGGNFALFPAVTADFFGNKSVGNNYGFVFMAYGVAGILGPQLAGFFKDAAQDAFQPSVWMTPFIIAGVSCVVAAIIMAFTKAPKTKVKVSETNIIQAAPKAAPIIGNKKPEQKLEHAL from the coding sequence ATGAAAGGTTTAAAAGTAAAAAACAGATGGATGGTCGTGGTTGGAGCCGTAATGATCCAACTCGCATTGGGAGCAATTTACGCCTGGTCTGTATTTACAAAAATTCTTACTGATCCCGAAGGTATTTATCAATTTTCAGCCACCCAGACCGCATGGGTATTCTCGGCAGGTCTGGCCACCTTTGCGGTGGTAATGGTCATGGCAGGCAAATGGCAGGCAAAAGTGGGCCCCACCCTGGTCGCCTTTTTAGGTGGAATCACGCTGGGATTGGGATATGTGCTGGGCGGTTTATTTGGCGGAAGCTTTGCAGGACAATTAATTTTCATCGGAATTGTGGGTGGAGCCGGTATCGGGCTGGCGTATGTGGTGCCCATAGCGGTGGGCGTAAAATGGTTTCCCGACAGGAAGGGCATGATCACCGGACTTGCTGTGGCCGGATTCGGTTTCGGCGCCACCATTTGGGTAAAACTCGCAGGCTCATGGTTTGGTGGCTTACTCAATACTTCCCATGTTTTGGGTTTGCCTAATGTTCAAAGTGTCTTTTTTATCTACGGCATCGTCTTTGCCGCTCTCGTCGTCCTGGGAAGCCTGGTAATGGTCAATCCCCCGGAAGGTTACGTGCCTGAGGGATGGACTCCGCCGGCAGTAGAAACCACCAAAGCTACCGGAGGTACCGAGTTTCAGTCCCGGGCCATGCTGAGAACGCCACAGTTTTACATGCTTTGGAGTGTATTCATGTTTTCAGCTCTGGCCGGACTCATGGTCATTTACAGCATCAAATTATTCGGCATCGACGCCCTAGAGTTCAACGGCATCCAGGGGGCTGGCGTCATCACCGGTACCGCCATGGCCTGGTATGCCATATTTAATGGCCTGGGCCGCATTGCCTGGGGCGCTTTTTCAGATAAAATCGGAAGAAAAGCGGCCATCATCACCATGACCCTTTTGCAGGGGTTGGTAATGCTGGCTATTTACCATGGATTTATTCACTTCGGACTGGCTACAGGGTTCATTCTGGCCTCTTCCCTCGTAGGGTTTAACTTTGGAGGAAACTTTGCCCTCTTTCCTGCTGTCACCGCCGACTTTTTCGGCAATAAAAGTGTGGGCAATAATTACGGATTCGTATTCATGGCCTATGGGGTGGCCGGTATCCTGGGACCTCAACTGGCAGGCTTTTTTAAAGATGCTGCACAGGATGCCTTTCAGCCTTCAGTGTGGATGACGCCCTTTATCATTGCCGGTGTTTCCTGCGTGGTAGCCGCTATCATCATGGCTTTCACCAAAGCACCGAAAACCAAAGTAAAGGTGTCCGAAACCAACATCATCCAGGCAGCTCCAAAAGCAGCTCCAATAATCGGGAACAAAAAGCCGGAGCAGAAACTGGAGCATGCTTTGTAA